The Maniola hyperantus chromosome 21, iAphHyp1.2, whole genome shotgun sequence sequence TATTTTCGTTTCATTTTTCTCTACGTCGTATTCCTCATCACTGAGTATCATTAGGTTATCCCTTAACAAAATAATGGTTAGACCACACAtcccaatattataaatatgactAAAATTCCTATATCACCTCCAACTATaggctattataataattatagtttgtGCCAAGATCCAGGAGTATTACAATATGATTTGAACCTATAACCTTTTGGACTTCAGTCTGCCCCATGACagtgagctattgaggctttaagtattaagttttatttttcaggaGGAATCACTTTCTGTACAGTAGTAGATGCTAGATTTACTTAAGAATACAAAAGCacctgtaaaagtttatttaagtaaaaaaatctttttattttgtttatttatggcCCTGGATACAAGCCCTTTATTGATTGAAGCCAGAACAAAACCAAATGACTGATAAAACGGTTATTGTTCTGATCTACTTACAATTAAATATATACTACATTAATTCTTTACAGCCTGGCAGAGTGGTTACCCTTATACCTAGCAATGATCCAGACAGCTCGGTTTGGGGTGTAgcatacaaaataaacaaagaaGACATAGAACAAGTGACAACACACTTGGATTATAGAGAGAAAAATGGATACTCTAAGAAAACTGTTACATTCCATCCAAAAGACGCAAGTTGGCGGCCATTTGAGCTAACATTGTATGTTGCTATGAAGGATAATGAGTCTTTTGCAGGTATaaatacagattttttattccattaccaGTGAGCACTTTACTGCGATTTCAcaggtgataagtgatgatgaatGGATGGACAATGAAATGGATAAATTCAATCCTCATTCAAAAAGTATGTACAAATTCAGAGAAATAATGAATATTAAATTTCCAGGTCCAGCCTCAATAGAAGACTTagcaaagcaagtgataaattGCAGCGGCCCGAGTGGCAGCAACAAGGAGTATGTCTACAACCTAGCGGAGGCAATGAAGCAGCTGGTTCCAGGAGTTGAGGATGAACATCTGTTCTCTCTCGAAGCTGCTGTTAGGAAACTTGACCCTGATTTGAGAAAGAATAGTTGATAAAACctgttataaaatactagctaacATTCTGCATGTTTGCAATGTGGCTCACCCAGATAAGCATTATGAGGAAAAAGTTGGGAGGAGTCTACTAAAAATCGTTGAATATACATGAGGGTTATTTGGATACCCCTTAATATATTAaggtattttttacttttgGACATCATTTCCCCCGCCAACCTGTGTAAGGAGGACTTATCAAAATACGTAATGGGCAAAACAACTCCAAAATTAAACAGGAAAATGATTTGATGTTATCAA is a genomic window containing:
- the LOC117992394 gene encoding putative glutathione-specific gamma-glutamylcyclotransferase 2, encoding MWVFGYGSLVWKADFKYEYKLVGYIKGYLRRFYQHSIDHRGVPEKPGRVVTLIPSNDPDSSVWGVAYKINKEDIEQVTTHLDYREKNGYSKKTVTFHPKDASWRPFELTLYVAMKDNESFAGPASIEDLAKQVINCSGPSGSNKEYVYNLAEAMKQLVPGVEDEHLFSLEAAVRKLDPDLRKNS